One window of Burkholderia vietnamiensis LMG 10929 genomic DNA carries:
- a CDS encoding exodeoxyribonuclease III produces the protein MMRVITANLNGIRSAAKKGFFDWLGEQNADCVCVQEIKVSADDLPAEFVEPHGFKSYFHHAAKKGYSGAGVYSRREPDDVIIGFGSSEFDPEGRYVEARYGKLSVVSVYVPSGSSGEERQQAKYRFMDEFMPHLAELKQQREVILCGDVNIVHKEIDIKNWKSNQKNSGCLPEERAWLTQLFDEVGYVDVFRTLDPRPEQYTWWSNRGQAYAKNVGWRIDYQIATPGVAGTAKSTSIFKDIKFSDHAPLTVDYDYKK, from the coding sequence ATGATGCGAGTGATTACCGCCAACCTGAACGGCATCCGCTCCGCCGCGAAGAAGGGCTTCTTCGACTGGCTCGGCGAACAGAACGCCGACTGCGTGTGCGTGCAGGAAATCAAGGTGTCGGCCGACGACCTGCCGGCCGAATTCGTCGAGCCGCACGGCTTCAAGAGCTATTTCCATCACGCGGCGAAGAAGGGCTACAGCGGTGCGGGCGTGTACAGCCGCCGTGAGCCCGACGACGTGATCATCGGCTTCGGCAGCAGCGAATTCGATCCCGAGGGGCGCTACGTCGAGGCGCGTTACGGCAAGCTGTCGGTCGTGTCGGTGTACGTGCCGTCCGGCTCGAGCGGCGAAGAGCGCCAGCAGGCGAAGTACCGCTTCATGGACGAATTCATGCCGCATCTCGCCGAGCTGAAGCAGCAGCGTGAGGTGATCCTGTGCGGCGACGTGAACATCGTCCACAAGGAAATCGACATCAAGAACTGGAAGAGCAACCAGAAGAACTCGGGCTGCCTGCCCGAGGAGCGCGCGTGGCTCACGCAGCTGTTCGACGAGGTCGGCTACGTCGACGTGTTCCGCACGCTGGACCCGCGCCCCGAGCAGTACACGTGGTGGAGCAACCGCGGCCAGGCGTACGCGAAGAACGTCGGGTGGCGCATCGACTACCAGATCGCGACGCCGGGCGTCGCGGGCACCGCGAAAAGCACGTCGATCTTCAAGGACATCAAGTTCAGCGATCACGCGCCGCTGACGGTCGATTACGACTACAAGAAGTGA
- a CDS encoding NAD(P)-dependent alcohol dehydrogenase has protein sequence MSTTYAYAATDARSPLAPFELQRRALRDLDVQIEVLYCGVCHSDLHQARNEWRNTIYPVVPGHEIVGRVSATGPQVSRFKVGELVGVGCLVDSCRTCPSCAEGLEQYCENGFVGTYNGQDRVTGEVTYGGYSTRIVVDEAFVLRVPESLDPAGAAPLLCAGITTYSPLRQWNAGPGKKVGIVGLGGLGHMGVKLARAMGAHVVLFTTSPSKIEDGKRLGAHEVVVSKDEAQMNAHLNSFDFILNTVAAQHDLNPFLNLLKRDGTMTLVGAPEHDHPSPQVFNLIFKRRRLAGSLIGGIAETQEMLDFCAQHGITSDIEVIPMQQINAAYERMLKSDVKYRFVVDMASLAQ, from the coding sequence ATGAGCACAACCTACGCTTACGCGGCGACCGACGCGCGCTCGCCGCTCGCCCCTTTCGAACTCCAGCGCCGCGCGCTGCGCGACCTCGACGTGCAGATCGAGGTGCTGTACTGCGGCGTCTGCCACTCGGACCTTCATCAGGCCCGCAACGAGTGGCGCAACACGATCTACCCGGTCGTGCCGGGCCATGAAATCGTCGGCCGCGTCAGCGCGACCGGCCCGCAGGTCTCGCGCTTCAAGGTCGGCGAGCTGGTCGGCGTCGGCTGTCTCGTCGATTCGTGCCGCACCTGCCCGAGTTGCGCGGAAGGCCTCGAGCAGTATTGCGAGAACGGCTTCGTCGGCACCTACAACGGCCAGGACCGCGTGACGGGCGAGGTCACGTACGGCGGCTATTCGACGCGGATCGTCGTCGACGAGGCGTTCGTGCTGCGCGTGCCCGAGTCGCTCGATCCGGCCGGCGCCGCGCCGCTGCTGTGCGCGGGGATCACGACCTATTCGCCGCTGCGCCAGTGGAACGCCGGCCCCGGCAAGAAGGTCGGGATCGTCGGCCTGGGCGGCCTCGGCCACATGGGCGTGAAGCTCGCCCGCGCGATGGGCGCGCACGTCGTGCTGTTCACGACGTCGCCGTCGAAGATCGAAGACGGCAAGCGGCTCGGCGCGCACGAAGTGGTGGTCTCGAAGGACGAAGCGCAGATGAACGCGCACCTGAACAGCTTCGACTTCATCCTCAACACGGTCGCCGCGCAGCACGACCTGAACCCGTTCCTGAACCTGCTGAAGCGCGACGGCACGATGACGCTCGTCGGCGCACCCGAGCACGACCATCCGTCGCCGCAGGTGTTCAACCTGATCTTCAAGCGCCGCCGTCTCGCGGGCTCGCTGATCGGCGGGATCGCCGAAACGCAGGAGATGCTCGATTTCTGCGCGCAGCACGGGATCACGTCGGACATCGAGGTCATCCCGATGCAGCAGATCAATGCCGCGTACGAACGGATGCTCAAGAGCGACGTGAAGTACCGGTTCGTGGTCGACATGGCGTCGCTCGCGCAGTAA
- a CDS encoding AraC family transcriptional regulator: MSFQPLFDDSGERVRRRMIELHARLAPHEGDTLAALDGVRFIRVSRPVPRMPVLYEPSIVVVCQGRKLGYLGDRSFVYDAQQYLVLSVPLPFECETFASPDEPFLAISIRIDLAVIAELAILLDETLGAAASEPHGVYSTSLDAPLADAVLRLLEALASPHDTRVLGPAIMREIAYRVLTGAQGDAIRAALVQQHHFGRVAKALRRIHADLRADLDVDTLAREAGMSVAVFHAQFKHVTATSPMQYVKAARLHQARLMMIQDGLGAGAAAARVGYASASQFSREFKRLFGRSPGDEVRSMRDSGSRPVESELDA, translated from the coding sequence ATGAGCTTCCAGCCCCTTTTCGACGACTCGGGCGAGCGCGTTCGGCGCCGCATGATCGAGCTGCATGCGCGCCTTGCGCCGCACGAAGGCGACACGCTCGCGGCGCTCGACGGCGTGCGCTTCATTCGCGTGAGCCGGCCCGTGCCGCGCATGCCGGTGTTGTACGAGCCGAGCATCGTGGTCGTGTGCCAGGGCCGCAAGCTCGGCTATCTCGGCGACCGCTCGTTCGTCTACGACGCGCAGCAGTATCTGGTGCTGTCGGTGCCGCTGCCGTTCGAATGCGAGACTTTCGCGAGCCCGGACGAGCCGTTTCTCGCGATCTCGATCCGCATCGATCTGGCCGTGATCGCCGAACTGGCGATCCTGCTCGACGAGACGCTCGGCGCGGCGGCGAGCGAGCCGCATGGCGTGTATTCGACCTCGCTCGACGCGCCGCTCGCCGACGCGGTGCTGCGGCTGCTCGAAGCGCTCGCGTCGCCGCACGACACGCGCGTGCTCGGGCCGGCCATCATGCGCGAGATCGCGTATCGCGTGCTGACCGGCGCGCAGGGCGACGCGATTCGCGCGGCGCTGGTCCAGCAGCATCATTTCGGACGCGTCGCGAAGGCGCTGCGGCGCATTCACGCAGACCTGAGGGCCGATCTCGACGTCGACACGCTCGCGCGCGAGGCCGGCATGAGCGTCGCGGTGTTCCACGCGCAGTTCAAGCACGTGACGGCGACTTCCCCGATGCAGTACGTGAAGGCCGCGCGCCTGCACCAGGCGCGGCTGATGATGATCCAGGACGGTTTGGGGGCAGGCGCCGCCGCCGCGCGGGTCGGCTATGCGAGCGCGTCGCAGTTCAGCCGCGAGTTCAAGCGGCTGTTCGGCCGCAGCCCCGGCGACGAGGTGCGCTCGATGCGCGACAGCGGCAGCCGGCCGGTCGAGTCGGAACTGGACGCGTAG
- a CDS encoding M48 family metallopeptidase produces MRSERRHRVAAALSAGLVLLGGAGSAHAADASAPSASPPPATTPAAVSAAAPPVAPSGAEAAQPSGAAAHAKAYTPAAQQVRYGNAIAFRTLIPSPLLEQLTASEYAQIVQTAADGNRLLPATQPGVKRLRAIVDKLAPYSVKWNDRVKSWQWDVNAIRSREIRVMCLPGGKVLVYGGLLDRIRLNDDELGVLLAHGIAHALREHARSNFGATTQTSLRAATLPPLFGVGDPLPQALNLGARLQTLRYDPTDETEADVIGGDIAARAGFDPRAAITLWDKLAAATRANRTSGFIYLHPYSAARRQDLLNRLPDLMPLYAKAIGTRVDALPDYAGISAQRRKVARR; encoded by the coding sequence GTGCGCAGTGAGCGTCGGCATCGGGTCGCCGCCGCACTGAGCGCCGGCCTCGTGCTGTTGGGCGGCGCTGGCAGCGCCCATGCTGCCGACGCCAGCGCGCCATCGGCCAGCCCCCCACCCGCCACGACGCCCGCGGCCGTGTCCGCCGCCGCGCCGCCGGTCGCACCGTCCGGCGCGGAAGCCGCACAGCCGAGCGGCGCGGCCGCACATGCGAAAGCCTACACACCGGCGGCGCAGCAGGTGCGCTACGGCAACGCGATCGCGTTCCGCACGCTGATTCCGTCGCCGCTGCTCGAGCAACTCACCGCGAGCGAATACGCGCAGATCGTCCAGACCGCCGCCGACGGCAACCGCCTGCTGCCCGCGACGCAGCCGGGCGTGAAGCGCCTGCGCGCGATCGTCGACAAGCTCGCGCCGTATTCGGTGAAGTGGAACGATCGCGTGAAGAGCTGGCAATGGGACGTCAACGCGATCCGCTCGCGCGAGATTCGCGTCATGTGTCTGCCGGGCGGCAAGGTGCTGGTGTACGGCGGGCTGCTCGACCGCATCCGCCTGAACGACGACGAGCTCGGCGTGCTGCTCGCGCACGGCATCGCGCATGCGCTGCGCGAACATGCGCGCAGCAATTTCGGCGCGACGACGCAGACGTCGCTGCGCGCGGCCACGCTGCCGCCGCTGTTCGGCGTCGGCGATCCGCTGCCGCAGGCGCTGAACCTGGGCGCGCGTCTGCAGACGCTGCGCTACGACCCGACCGACGAAACCGAAGCCGACGTGATCGGCGGCGACATCGCCGCCCGCGCGGGCTTCGATCCGCGCGCGGCGATCACGCTGTGGGACAAGCTCGCCGCGGCGACCCGCGCGAACCGCACGTCGGGCTTCATCTACCTGCACCCGTACAGCGCCGCGCGCCGGCAGGACCTGCTGAACCGCCTGCCCGACTTGATGCCGCTGTATGCGAAGGCGATCGGCACACGCGTCGACGCGCTGCCCGACTACGCGGGCATCAGCGCGCAGCGGCGCAAGGTCGCGCGGCGCTGA
- a CDS encoding AmpG family muropeptide MFS transporter produces the protein MSKTPHEAPALTAHEDHPGWRAYLNTHMLICVFLGFTSGLPLFTLVYLVQAWLRSEGVNLKEIGLFALIQFPYTWKFLWAPLMDRYVPRLPGWRPGRRRGWLLLTQLLVAGAIATLGFVSPRDSIWTVAALTTLVAFFGASADIVIDAYRRELLRDTEQGLGNAVHVNAYKLAALIPGSLALILSDHLPWDAVFAITGAFMLPGILMTLVVREPEVAGTPPRNLRDAIVLPFREFIQRDGWSGALLVIAFIFLFKIGDTMATTLSTSFFLDIGFTRTEIGIVAKTTALVASVAGGIVGGVWLVKIGIGRGLWIFGALQMVSTLGFAWLAQLGPGSPVLAALYDVTLSTSHAIAAALSTFGIAVTPQFSPMTVALAIVYGVETFATGLTMAAFVAYIASTTDPRYTATQFALFTSLASVPRTLASAASGFIVAKIGWFDYFLVCTALAIPGMLLLFKIAPWNGVARNGEASRAQ, from the coding sequence ATGTCGAAAACGCCACACGAGGCGCCCGCCCTTACCGCTCACGAGGATCATCCCGGCTGGCGCGCCTATCTGAACACGCACATGCTGATCTGCGTGTTCCTCGGCTTCACGTCCGGGCTGCCGCTCTTCACGCTCGTCTACCTCGTGCAGGCATGGCTGCGCTCCGAGGGCGTGAACCTGAAGGAGATCGGCCTGTTCGCGCTGATCCAGTTCCCCTATACGTGGAAGTTCCTGTGGGCGCCGCTGATGGATCGCTACGTGCCGCGCCTGCCCGGCTGGCGGCCGGGCCGCCGGCGCGGCTGGCTGCTGCTCACGCAGCTGCTGGTCGCCGGCGCGATCGCCACGCTCGGCTTCGTGTCGCCGCGCGACTCGATCTGGACGGTCGCGGCGCTCACGACACTCGTCGCATTCTTCGGCGCGAGCGCCGACATCGTGATCGACGCGTATCGCCGCGAGCTGCTGCGCGACACCGAACAGGGCCTCGGCAACGCGGTGCACGTGAACGCATACAAGCTCGCCGCGCTGATCCCCGGCTCGCTCGCGCTGATCCTGTCCGACCACCTGCCGTGGGATGCGGTGTTCGCGATCACCGGCGCGTTCATGCTGCCGGGCATCCTGATGACGCTGGTCGTGCGCGAGCCCGAAGTGGCCGGCACGCCGCCGCGCAATCTGCGCGACGCGATCGTGCTGCCGTTTCGCGAATTCATCCAGCGCGACGGCTGGTCCGGCGCGCTGCTCGTCATCGCGTTCATCTTCCTGTTCAAGATCGGCGACACGATGGCCACCACGCTGTCGACGTCGTTCTTCCTCGACATCGGCTTCACGCGCACCGAGATCGGCATCGTCGCGAAAACCACCGCGCTGGTCGCGAGCGTCGCCGGCGGCATCGTCGGCGGCGTCTGGCTCGTGAAGATCGGCATCGGCCGCGGGCTGTGGATCTTCGGCGCGCTGCAGATGGTGTCGACGCTCGGCTTCGCATGGCTCGCGCAGCTCGGCCCCGGCTCGCCGGTGCTCGCGGCGCTGTACGACGTCACGCTGTCGACGAGCCATGCGATCGCCGCGGCGCTGTCGACGTTCGGCATCGCGGTCACGCCGCAATTCAGCCCGATGACGGTCGCGCTCGCGATCGTCTACGGCGTCGAGACCTTCGCGACCGGCCTGACGATGGCCGCGTTCGTCGCCTACATCGCCAGCACGACCGATCCGCGCTACACGGCCACGCAGTTCGCGCTGTTCACGAGCCTCGCATCGGTGCCGCGCACGCTCGCGTCGGCCGCGAGCGGCTTCATCGTCGCGAAGATCGGCTGGTTCGACTACTTCCTCGTCTGCACCGCGCTCGCGATTCCCGGCATGCTGCTGCTGTTCAAGATCGCGCCGTGGAACGGCGTCGCGCGCAACGGCGAGGCGAGCCGTGCGCAGTGA
- the metW gene encoding methionine biosynthesis protein MetW, which yields MNQQALNSLSARADFRAIARWVEPRATVLDLGCGDGSLLSLLMEELDVTGYGIELNDAGVLASTKNGINVIQQNLEDGLRLFEDHSFDIAILSQTLQTIHQTAAILRETARVGRECIVSFPNFGYWAHRLSVLRGRMPVSKSLPYQWHNTPNVRVLTIKDFEALAPEVGVTILDRIVLHEGQLIRWGANWRGSLAVYRVKRS from the coding sequence ATGAACCAGCAAGCGCTGAATTCCCTGTCCGCACGCGCGGACTTCCGTGCGATCGCGCGCTGGGTCGAGCCGCGCGCGACGGTGCTCGATCTCGGCTGCGGCGACGGCTCGCTGCTGTCGCTGCTGATGGAAGAACTGGACGTCACCGGCTACGGGATCGAGCTGAACGACGCCGGCGTGCTCGCGAGCACGAAGAACGGCATCAACGTGATCCAGCAGAATCTGGAAGACGGCCTGCGCCTGTTCGAGGATCACAGCTTCGACATCGCGATCCTGTCGCAGACGCTGCAGACGATTCACCAGACGGCCGCAATCCTGCGCGAGACCGCGCGCGTCGGGCGCGAATGCATCGTGTCGTTCCCGAACTTCGGCTACTGGGCGCATCGGCTGTCGGTGCTGCGCGGCCGGATGCCGGTGTCGAAATCGCTGCCTTACCAATGGCACAACACGCCGAACGTGCGGGTGCTGACGATCAAGGACTTCGAGGCGCTCGCGCCGGAAGTCGGCGTGACGATCCTCGATCGCATCGTGCTGCACGAAGGCCAGCTGATTCGGTGGGGAGCGAACTGGCGTGGTAGTCTTGCTGTCTACCGCGTGAAGCGCAGCTGA
- the metX gene encoding homoserine O-succinyltransferase MetX gives MESIGIVAPQTMHFAEPLRLQSGSVIGNYQLVVETYGELNAARSNAVLVCHALNASHHVAGIYADDPRSTGWWDNMVGPGKPLDTNRFFVIGVNNLGSCFGSTGPMSDDPSTGQPYGARFPVVTVEDWVHAQARVADAFGIDRFAAVMGGSLGGMQALAWSLMYPDRVAHCIDIASTPKLSAQNIAFNEVARSAILSDPDFHGGNYYAHGVKPKRGLRVARMIGHITYLSDDDMAEKFGRALRRADGALDAYNFSFDVEFEVESYLRYQGDKFADYFDANTYLLITRALDYFDPAKAFDGNLTAALAHTQAKYLIASFSTDWRFAPARSREIVKALLDNKRTVSYAEIDAPHGHDAFLLDDARYHNLIRAYYERIANEVGA, from the coding sequence ATGGAATCGATCGGCATCGTCGCTCCACAGACCATGCACTTCGCCGAACCGCTGCGCTTGCAAAGCGGCAGCGTGATCGGCAACTATCAGCTCGTCGTCGAGACCTACGGCGAGCTCAACGCCGCGCGTTCGAACGCGGTGCTCGTCTGTCACGCGCTCAACGCGTCGCACCACGTCGCCGGCATCTACGCGGACGATCCGCGCAGCACCGGCTGGTGGGACAACATGGTCGGCCCGGGCAAGCCGCTCGACACCAACCGCTTCTTCGTGATCGGCGTGAACAACCTCGGCTCGTGCTTCGGCTCGACCGGCCCGATGAGCGACGATCCGTCGACCGGCCAGCCCTACGGCGCGCGCTTCCCGGTGGTGACCGTCGAGGACTGGGTGCATGCGCAGGCGCGCGTCGCCGACGCGTTCGGCATCGACCGCTTCGCCGCCGTGATGGGCGGCAGCCTCGGCGGGATGCAGGCGCTCGCGTGGAGCCTGATGTATCCCGATCGCGTCGCGCATTGCATCGACATCGCATCGACGCCGAAGCTGTCCGCGCAGAACATCGCGTTCAACGAAGTGGCGCGCTCGGCGATCCTGTCCGATCCCGACTTCCACGGCGGCAACTACTACGCGCACGGCGTGAAACCGAAGCGCGGGCTGCGCGTCGCGCGGATGATCGGCCACATTACCTATCTGTCCGACGACGACATGGCCGAGAAATTCGGCCGTGCGCTGCGCCGCGCGGACGGCGCGCTCGATGCCTACAACTTCAGCTTCGACGTCGAGTTCGAGGTCGAGTCGTATCTGCGCTACCAGGGCGACAAGTTCGCCGATTATTTCGACGCGAACACCTACCTGCTGATCACGCGCGCGCTCGACTACTTCGATCCGGCCAAGGCGTTCGACGGCAACCTGACCGCCGCGCTCGCGCACACGCAGGCGAAATACCTGATCGCGAGCTTCTCGACCGACTGGCGTTTCGCGCCCGCGCGTTCGCGCGAGATCGTGAAGGCGCTGCTCGACAACAAGCGCACCGTCAGCTACGCGGAAATCGACGCGCCGCACGGCCACGACGCGTTCCTGCTCGACGACGCGCGCTATCACAACCTGATCCGCGCGTATTACGAACGCATCGCCAACGAGGTGGGAGCATGA
- a CDS encoding autotransporter outer membrane beta-barrel domain-containing protein produces the protein MNHRSFPLSRTRTGRRLAHSALIAGAVMPWASSAQIAGGPQQANGVALEVAPGDYSTTQVGRAVLSAINGGHLTTTAKTRAFSTGPVAAGAAASGAGSRVELRDTEIRTRGGNSVGIDVRGGASASAERVSIDTDGDYAHGAYLYGANGEFRIADSAIVTRGKESAGINVIGTPGGTIDVATTSIRTSGLYASGLSISYDGAHATLDRTEIRTDGNYAPVLFLPSTSTVAFSDSYLHASGVGSLGVDMRAGDVALARTRVITEGTSAHGLYASKEYADTPVIDATDTRVTTTGERAAGAIARRGGKIAMTRGGIDTRGAGSPGAMSSDSGSVVTATDMSVDTYGDGAVALHASTGGRIDLLRSDARTRGDGAYAASVYGGALNVDGGSLVSDRYGALDAAGGSIALRNGARATGGDGTLLAVHAQYDAPVRLTLDTGSHAYGDIVNHPADDGSPTPALTDVALSNASTWTGATDAVRTLSLDSDSRWTVTADSSVGSVALNDSTIAFAEPTARALATPRTLVVTGDYAAHNGKLVIHTTLQDDASPTDRLVIDGGHAAGDTGIVVKRAGGTGAQTTVGIPIVETRNGGTTDVSAFTLDAGSDGYRAGFGTLSAGGYDYMLERGGRGGRTDDWYLVSAAQPQAQPEPEPQQPPPPSQPPAPVTPAAPIEPEAVPPAHSTAPEPDAYLANADAASWMAVHTLHQRDDRSLRTAAAGPLDGAVWLRAEGQMTSMSGGGRSVSGNGRLLHAGADLLRFDDGRGGSVRVGAMGMYSSQTNWSTRPLWNALERRTRDATARGSVSGYNVGVYGTWYGSRDILSGPYADAWFMYGAYANSVGGSLAADSYRSRTVTGSLEAGYSLPFYERGDSRFFVEPEVQLVVSDYGADAHATPGGRIDGQRSTDLLTRVGVRVHGVTAIAAGRELRPFFEANWWHGPGSRALTLDGNAFSFNVPRDRAAIRIGATGQLSRRFSVSASVGVEGNLSDYALVRGQLSAKYRW, from the coding sequence GTGAACCATCGCAGCTTTCCACTTTCTCGAACCCGCACCGGCCGCCGTCTCGCCCATTCGGCGCTGATCGCCGGTGCCGTGATGCCGTGGGCGTCCAGTGCACAAATCGCCGGCGGCCCGCAGCAGGCCAACGGCGTCGCGCTCGAGGTCGCGCCGGGCGACTATTCGACGACCCAGGTCGGCCGCGCGGTGCTGTCCGCGATCAACGGCGGACATCTGACGACGACGGCCAAAACCCGCGCGTTTTCGACGGGCCCCGTCGCCGCCGGCGCCGCCGCATCGGGAGCGGGCTCGCGCGTGGAACTGCGCGATACGGAAATCCGCACGCGCGGCGGCAACAGCGTCGGCATCGACGTGCGCGGCGGCGCGAGCGCGTCGGCGGAACGCGTGTCGATCGATACCGACGGCGACTACGCGCACGGTGCATACCTCTACGGCGCGAACGGCGAGTTCCGCATCGCGGACAGCGCAATCGTCACGCGCGGCAAGGAAAGCGCCGGCATCAACGTGATCGGGACGCCGGGCGGCACGATCGATGTCGCCACTACGTCGATCCGGACCAGCGGCCTGTACGCCTCCGGCCTGTCGATCAGCTACGACGGCGCACACGCGACGCTCGATCGCACCGAGATCCGGACGGACGGCAACTACGCGCCGGTGCTGTTCCTGCCGAGCACGTCCACGGTCGCGTTCAGCGACTCGTATCTGCACGCCAGCGGCGTAGGCTCGCTCGGCGTCGATATGCGCGCGGGCGACGTCGCACTCGCACGCACGCGCGTGATCACGGAAGGCACCAGCGCGCACGGGCTGTACGCATCGAAGGAATACGCCGACACGCCCGTCATCGACGCGACCGATACGCGCGTGACGACCACCGGCGAGCGCGCGGCCGGCGCGATTGCGCGGCGCGGCGGCAAGATCGCGATGACGCGCGGCGGCATCGACACGCGCGGCGCAGGCTCGCCCGGTGCGATGTCGTCCGACAGCGGCTCCGTCGTCACCGCCACCGACATGAGCGTCGACACGTACGGCGACGGCGCCGTCGCGCTCCACGCCAGCACCGGCGGCCGAATCGACCTGTTGCGCAGCGACGCACGCACGCGCGGCGACGGCGCTTATGCGGCCAGCGTCTACGGCGGCGCGCTGAACGTCGATGGCGGCTCGCTCGTCAGCGACCGATACGGCGCGCTCGACGCGGCCGGCGGCAGCATCGCGCTGCGCAACGGCGCGCGCGCGACCGGCGGCGACGGCACGCTGCTGGCCGTCCATGCGCAATACGATGCGCCCGTGCGGCTGACGCTCGACACCGGCTCGCATGCGTACGGCGACATCGTGAACCATCCGGCCGACGACGGCAGCCCGACGCCGGCATTGACGGACGTCGCGCTGTCGAACGCGTCCACGTGGACCGGCGCGACCGATGCGGTGCGCACGCTGTCGCTCGACTCGGACAGCCGCTGGACCGTCACCGCGGATTCGTCGGTCGGCTCCGTCGCGCTGAACGACTCGACGATCGCGTTCGCAGAGCCGACCGCCCGCGCATTGGCGACACCGCGTACGCTCGTCGTGACGGGCGACTACGCGGCGCACAACGGCAAGCTGGTGATCCATACGACGCTGCAGGACGACGCATCTCCGACCGACCGCCTCGTGATCGACGGCGGCCATGCAGCGGGCGACACCGGCATCGTCGTCAAGCGCGCGGGCGGCACCGGTGCGCAAACGACCGTCGGCATCCCGATCGTCGAAACGCGCAACGGCGGCACCACCGACGTGTCGGCATTCACGCTCGATGCAGGATCGGACGGCTACCGCGCAGGCTTCGGCACGTTGTCCGCTGGCGGCTACGACTACATGCTCGAGCGCGGCGGCCGCGGCGGCCGGACCGACGACTGGTATCTCGTATCCGCGGCGCAGCCCCAAGCGCAGCCGGAACCCGAGCCGCAGCAACCGCCGCCACCATCGCAACCGCCGGCCCCGGTGACCCCCGCCGCGCCGATCGAACCCGAAGCCGTACCACCTGCGCACTCGACCGCTCCGGAGCCCGACGCCTATCTCGCGAATGCGGATGCGGCGTCGTGGATGGCGGTCCACACGCTGCATCAGCGCGACGATCGCTCGCTGCGCACCGCAGCCGCCGGCCCGCTCGACGGCGCAGTGTGGCTGCGCGCCGAAGGCCAGATGACCTCGATGTCGGGCGGCGGCCGCAGCGTGTCGGGCAACGGCCGCCTGCTGCACGCGGGCGCCGACCTGCTGCGCTTCGACGACGGTCGCGGCGGCAGCGTCCGGGTCGGCGCGATGGGCATGTACAGCAGCCAGACGAACTGGTCGACGCGCCCGCTGTGGAACGCCCTCGAGCGCCGGACGAGGGACGCGACCGCGCGCGGCAGCGTGTCCGGCTACAACGTCGGCGTGTACGGCACGTGGTACGGCAGCCGCGACATCCTGTCCGGGCCGTACGCCGATGCGTGGTTCATGTACGGCGCCTATGCGAACAGCGTCGGCGGCAGCCTCGCCGCCGATTCGTACCGGTCGCGCACCGTCACGGGCTCGCTCGAAGCCGGCTATTCGCTGCCGTTCTACGAGCGCGGCGACTCGCGCTTCTTCGTCGAGCCCGAGGTGCAGCTGGTCGTCTCGGACTACGGCGCGGACGCACATGCGACGCCCGGCGGCCGCATCGACGGCCAACGCTCGACCGACCTGCTGACCCGCGTCGGCGTGCGCGTGCACGGCGTCACCGCGATCGCCGCGGGACGCGAGCTGCGGCCGTTCTTCGAGGCGAACTGGTGGCACGGCCCCGGCTCGCGTGCGTTGACGCTCGACGGCAATGCGTTCTCGTTCAACGTCCCGCGCGATCGGGCGGCGATCCGGATCGGCGCGACCGGCCAGTTGAGCCGGCGCTTCTCGGTCTCGGCGAGTGTCGGCGTCGAAGGCAATCTGTCCGACTACGCGCTGGTTCGCGGGCAACTGTCGGCGAAGTATCGCTGGTGA